From one Salmo salar chromosome ssa09, Ssal_v3.1, whole genome shotgun sequence genomic stretch:
- the LOC106611672 gene encoding calcium-binding protein 2 isoform X2 has protein sequence MGNCTKPSMKNKMKKDRDLRPEEIEELREAFLEFDKKKNGYISYKDLGECMRTMGYMPTEMELIELGQSICGGKLDFEDFVELMGPKMLAETADMIGVKELRDAFKEFDTNGDGQISVMELREAMKKLMGEQLTNREIDEILRDVDLNRDGRVNFEEFVRMMSR, from the exons ATGGGGAATTGTACCAAGCCATCcatgaaaaacaaaatgaaaaaG GACAGGGACCTACGACCTGAGGAGATTGAAG AGCTCCGCGAGGCATTTCTGGAGTTTGATAAGAAGAAGAATGGCTACATCAGCTACAAGGATCTGGGAGAGTGCATGAGGACCATGGGCTACATGCCCACAGAGATGGAGCTCATCGAGCTGGGCCAGTCCATCT GTGGGGGCAAACTAGACTTTGAGGACTTTGTGGAGCTGATGGGCCCAAAGATGCTGGCAGAGACAGCAGATATGATCGGAGTGAAAGAACTGAGAGACGCATTCAAGGag ttTGATACTAACGGTGATGGTCAGATCAGTGTAATGGAGCTTAGGGAGGCCATGAAGAAACTGATGGGAGAACAGCTGACAAACAGAGAGATTGATGAGATCCTCCGAGACGTGGACCTCAACAGGGATGGACGGGTCAActttgagg AATTTGTTCGAATGATGTCACGCTGA
- the LOC106611672 gene encoding calcium-binding protein 2 isoform X1, whose amino-acid sequence MGNCTKPSMKNKMKKGAVEPRGDKRGTGGQEGPRSEGEKESGEDKEFKAPLSALVQNCTVLHSIVGPACIFLKQGFASSQIDRDLRPEEIEELREAFLEFDKKKNGYISYKDLGECMRTMGYMPTEMELIELGQSICGGKLDFEDFVELMGPKMLAETADMIGVKELRDAFKEFDTNGDGQISVMELREAMKKLMGEQLTNREIDEILRDVDLNRDGRVNFEEFVRMMSR is encoded by the exons ATGGGGAATTGTACCAAGCCATCcatgaaaaacaaaatgaaaaaG GGGGCCGTCGAGCCCCGGGGGGACAAGCGTGGAACAGGGGGCCAGGAGGGGCCACGGTCGGAGGGCGAGAAGGAATCGGGAGAGGACAAGGAGTTTAAGGCGCCCCTGTCTGCACTGGTCCAGAACTGCACCGTGTTACACAGCATCGTGGGCCCTGCCTGCATCTTCCTCAAACAGGGCTTTGCAAGCAGCCAGATC GACAGGGACCTACGACCTGAGGAGATTGAAG AGCTCCGCGAGGCATTTCTGGAGTTTGATAAGAAGAAGAATGGCTACATCAGCTACAAGGATCTGGGAGAGTGCATGAGGACCATGGGCTACATGCCCACAGAGATGGAGCTCATCGAGCTGGGCCAGTCCATCT GTGGGGGCAAACTAGACTTTGAGGACTTTGTGGAGCTGATGGGCCCAAAGATGCTGGCAGAGACAGCAGATATGATCGGAGTGAAAGAACTGAGAGACGCATTCAAGGag ttTGATACTAACGGTGATGGTCAGATCAGTGTAATGGAGCTTAGGGAGGCCATGAAGAAACTGATGGGAGAACAGCTGACAAACAGAGAGATTGATGAGATCCTCCGAGACGTGGACCTCAACAGGGATGGACGGGTCAActttgagg AATTTGTTCGAATGATGTCACGCTGA